The Corvus moneduloides isolate bCorMon1 chromosome 20, bCorMon1.pri, whole genome shotgun sequence region GAACATGAGGCTCTCGCCCAGCCAAGGAGGTGCAGTACTCACTGGTGTCTCACTGCTGTAGGCAAGAATCTCAAGCACTGAATTTTTCTCACAGGTGTCTATACAGGACAGGTCATAAAGAGAGGAGTGGACAGGTCCATAGGCCCATTCAGTGAACTTCCTGGACAAGTGTCTGCACTCGGGGTCTTTGATCTCTCGTCTGAGGATGTAAGCGAAAATCTAATTGCAAAAGAACAATACAACCAACATTTCAGTGCTAATGGACTTGTCATTCCTCAGCCTCTCCACAACACAGGAAGGGTAATTTCTCCCTAGTTCAACAGAGCTGAAGCCAAACCACTGGAGCACTGCAGAGATCACAGTCTGAAATACACACAGTTAATTTCGTCATTGTGTGCTAGGAGATGAGAAATATAAATACCTCTGGCATATCTGCTTCAAAACtgcaagagaaaagcagagatgttACACATCTCTGAGCAGAGTCACTTTGAATGGGGACTGCCAGAAAATGAATTACATCAGCCAGTCTGAAGTACAAGGGTTTCAGATGATATCAGAGACCcactttctgtttcctctggGGCTGCCTGCATACCAGTGGTGTGTGAATAACACCAGctgggcacagacacacactcacactTTGCAGCCTTTAAGGACTGTGCAGTTAAACTGCAGCATCAGTTCCTCTTAACTAAAAGGCCCCAATAACAAAGTTCTAAACTCCATTCTGCATAAATGTTTTACACATTCTCTCTATACTGTGATATAGCAATGGGACAGTCAAACACCTTTGTTCACCTACCCCTATCTTCCCTGTTTTGGCTGCCAGAGTTAAAGGAGTCAGCCCTTTCTTGTTGGTGAGTTCTTCCAGCTTGAGGATGGGATTGATCTTGGCACCAAGGATCAGTATGTTATTATACATCTTGGTTACAAACTTGGTGTTATCCTTGGTGTTATCTGCAATCTCCACCAGTGTGTGCAGGACCATGTTGCCCATGGAGTCCTCAGCAGTGATGTTGGCTGCCTGGTAGGGATTCTCCAGGAGGAATTTCACAATGCAGAGCTGGTTGGTGCAGGCAGCCAGGGACAAAGGCAGCTCCCCTATGGCAAGTAATGGGAAGGAGTGGTCAGAAAGCCCAGTACTAGAGGTTCATAAACAGAAATATCACATTGTTTTCATCTTTCaccatgaaaaaaatgtgagttTCTCTGTCTAGAACAGCACCAATTCTTGTGATAGCTGTTAGAATAGGTTTTCTTTGGTTTAACTgcatcacagaaacacagctgcTTAAACCCTGACAGGACAGGAGCAGAAGGTTACAAAGGATACAGTGCTTAGAGAACAAAGGAAAGCTGACAGCAAGCTCACACTGAACACCATCAGCTACCAACTGTATTTCTTTATAAGATCAGTCTTTGGGAGGAAATATTTGGCCTAAAGGTGGAACAGCCCATCTGGTACTGCTGAGCCTCCAGTGCCACATAAACAGGATTATTTAACAGCTTGCACTTGAGATGCTGCTGGGACAACTCAATCAATAAAGCCCATACTGTGCTCACTCCTACCAAAATAAAAGCCAGATTTCCCTTTGATTTTCCTGAAGAACTCCCCACAGGCTCTGGCATGAACATCTGCTCCATTCTGGACCAGGAGCTTCACCAGGTACATGTTCCTCCTCTCGATGGCGATGTGAAGAGCAGTCTGGCCTACAGAGACACTCATCAGACAGAAACCTTCAGCATTTAGTACAGACTGGGAGCTTTCAGCACTGCAAATCCCTCAGCTCCATGTAAGATGGTGGAACTGAGAGCTCTGCAGGCTAAAGAGCTCTAGAACTGAACAGGAAAAAGACCAGGCAAACAGCAAATGCAAACCATTATATCATTGTGTATCAAAAATGGCAGAATATTGCCCTAACaggacacagccccagcacaaaTGCACACATTTTTAATCACACACTGGAACTTTGGGGTGCATAAGGCCTCATGCAGAAGACTTTGACAGCCCTGCCTGACCCCATTTCAGTCTGAGCACCCTGAGTATTCACTGCAGCAATTGTTTCTCTTACCCTTGTAGTAGTTGTCAGTATATTCTGCATTAACAAACTCTTTCAGAGTTCCAGTTTTCCTTGCAATATCCAGCAGCAAGGGAATGGTATCATTTTTCCCATCGTGTAGATTCAGCATGGCTTTCAGCAAACAGGTTTTCCCAGTTTCAGGCTCTGTAACACAAAAGATTACAGGTACATAAAAGTGATTATAAACCTACCATCTATACCCAGGCAAACAGGAATTAATGAGGTTCTTCTCAAAAGACAAGAAACCTCATTTAGTGtttcacagaaaatttcagctcCTGTAACCTTACAATCAATGGGTTGCCCAGTCAATAGGGTTATCAAAGGACCTCCTGCAGACATGGAAcataattatctttttttgttttcatctcagGAGCACTGCTGGAAGAAGAAGAGGGCAAATCAAGGTATGTGACACTAAAGGGTACCTTTGAACTCCTCATCTGTGAGATGCTTGAAGGTTCTATTAAGGTAGAGTAGCAGGTCACTGAGGTCCTTTGTGTTGCCTTGGGCTACAGCATCAAAGATCCTTCTGCGGTCATAAaatttgaaagctttttctgaGCAGCCTGTGATGGAATCTGTAGATAGGAGCCTAACAAGGGGAAATGTCAGTTACCTAAAGTCAGATATTTAGCAGGCTTTTTATCAACTACCGGaatattgtttttcatttgcttgaGAGAAGTAGTAAACACTGCAGATTAGAATAGATATATCTGCAAAGAGTAAAAGAACAAAGTCTGCATGCAACTCTCCTGATGAAATTATGATTCTGTTGCTGAAAAGCTGAGAACAAGACTTAAAAGAGGCATTGAAGTATGGAGGTGTAACTGCAGGCCTGGAGCCAGGCAATCACTCGTTCTCACTCTGAGCCATGTCCATTCACTGAGCAGCCTCAAGCAAGTGAATTAAGGCCTACTGCTAATTTTGGGCATAACATCCAGGGACTGAATTTTTAGAGATGCCAAGAGACAACAGTTACTGTCACTTTCTGTTGCAACACTCCTTAATTTGGCATAGAAAATGGTGAGACTGAAAAGATGGTCATGCTCAGGTGGAGAGAACAAATGCTGCTCCAATAAACACAGCCTGCAGTCCTCAAACTATTCATTACAACCAAATCTCACAAGGCAAACTTACTTGTGAAATTTGCCCCTCTCCATATTCACATGGAATTTGATGACAGAAGGTGCCACCAGGTGATCCATCTGGTAGAAGGAGTCCATGGGAGCCATGTCCTTGTCACTGTCTCCCATCACGAAGCGGCCCCGTCTTGCAAAGATGTTGCTTTTGGGTGGCTGCACCTTGGTGCTGAGCGGGCCCTGGGGGTTGTCAGGGGCTTCCTGGACAGAGTCCTCCCCTTCTGTGTGTTCATCTGTCACTTCAGATTCCTCCATGTCAAAACTGCCAAACTTCTTCATCTTCCCAAGAATGGAGGACATGATGAGCCAGCAGTCTGTGAGGAAGGACACAGACACCTCAAGTCAGCACTTTAGGGGGCCATGAGTCCCCCTTTGCTTAGGAATGTTTTCCAGAAACAGCAGGGAGTGGATTGGTT contains the following coding sequences:
- the TRPV1 gene encoding transient receptor potential cation channel subfamily V member 1 isoform X2, which translates into the protein MSSILGKMKKFGSFDMEESEVTDEHTEGEDSVQEAPDNPQGPLSTKVQPPKSNIFARRGRFVMGDSDKDMAPMDSFYQMDHLVAPSVIKFHVNMERGKFHKLLSTDSITGCSEKAFKFYDRRRIFDAVAQGNTKDLSDLLLYLNRTFKHLTDEEFKEPETGKTCLLKAMLNLHDGKNDTIPLLLDIARKTGTLKEFVNAEYTDNYYKGQTALHIAIERRNMYLVKLLVQNGADVHARACGEFFRKIKGKSGFYFGELPLSLAACTNQLCIVKFLLENPYQAANITAEDSMGNMVLHTLVEIADNTKDNTKFVTKMYNNILILGAKINPILKLEELTNKKGLTPLTLAAKTGKIGIFAYILRREIKDPECRHLSRKFTEWAYGPVHSSLYDLSCIDTCEKNSVLEILAYSSETPNRHEMLLVEPLNRLLQDKWDRFVKHLFYFNFFVYTMHIIILTAAAYYRPVQKNEKPPFTFGYSTGEYFRVTGEILSVLGGLYFFFRGIQYFVQRRPSLKTLIVDGYSEVLFFVHSLLLLSSVVLYFCGQELYVASMVFSLALGWANMLYYTRGFQQMGIYSVMIAKMILRDLCRFMFVYLVFLLGFSTAVVTLIEDDNEGQDINISDHARCCHVKRGRTSYNSLYYTCLELFKFTIGMGDLEFTENYRFKSVFVILLVLYVILTYILLLNMLIALMGETVNKIAQESKSIWKLQRAITILDIENSYLNCLRRSFRSGKQVLVGITPDGQDDYRWCFSFREALENIGSTFKRWREEERRDSQAARRSQIKTCFGTLF